The proteins below are encoded in one region of Girardinichthys multiradiatus isolate DD_20200921_A chromosome 19, DD_fGirMul_XY1, whole genome shotgun sequence:
- the hikeshi gene encoding protein Hikeshi, translating into MFGCLVAGRLVQTDAVQVASDKFVFNLPDYENVNHVVVFMLGTVPFPAGMGGAVYFSFPDPVSGAPVWQLLGFITNEKPSAIFKISGLKAGEGGAHPFGVMAYVSPSVAQVGVSVETLDQLAQQIPVSSAAVSAVDTFMQFTQKTLDSLYNFASSFALSQAQMTPNPTETFIPSSCILKWYENFQRRMAQNPNFWKN; encoded by the coding sequence ATGTTTGGGTGTTTGGTGGCCGGTAGGTTGGTTCAGACTGATGCGGTGCAGGTCGCCTCTGATAAATTCGTCTTTAATCTGCCAGATTATGAGAATGTGAACCATGTGGTGGTGTTCATGCTGGGGACCGTACCTTTCCCGGCCGGAATGGGAGGAGCCGTCTACTTCTCCTTCCCCGACCCAGTGAGTGGCGCTCCTGTGTGGCAACTCCTCGGCTTTATCACCAACGAAAAGCCCAGCGCGATCTTCAAGATCTCCGGCCTCAAGGCTGGGGAGGGCGGGGCGCACCCTTTCGGCGTAATGGCCTACGTGTCTCCATCCGTGGCTCAGGTCGGCGTGTCTGTGGAAACTCTGGATCAGCTGGCTCAGCAGATCCCAGTGTCCAGCGCCGCTGTGTCCGCTGTGGACACGTTCATGCAGTTCACCCAGAAGACGCTGGACAGCCTCTACAACTTCGCTTCATCGTTCGCTCTGTCCCAGGCGCAGATGACGCCGAACCCCACAGAGACCTTCATCCCTTCCAGCTGCATCCTTAAGTGGTATGAGAATTTCCAGAGAAGAATGGCACAGAACCCGAACTTctggaaaaactaa